In Scleropages formosus chromosome 6, fSclFor1.1, whole genome shotgun sequence, the genomic stretch CCTACCCCtttggaataggctctggaccaccgtaaCTCTTAGTTCGACAAGCAGTTACCGGTAATGGGTCGTTCCAAAATGATGCCATGCCTGGTTTGCATGtgtttacatgaataaatgtcaatatttgttttctcttttaggAGTTGGAGGCGAGAACAAAGGGAGCAAAACGAAACGGGACACATCAACGGTAAAGGAAAGCCCGTGTCAGTTACATCAGCTGGTGTTGTATTTCCATGTATCTGTCATCCCCAGTCCTGTCATTGGAACCTGCAGTTTTTCCACGTTGTTTGTTCtgttcaaacagaaaagcacCTCACTGAGAGAACATGTTACCTGATCAGCTGAATCTGGGATGCTGATTACTAGGAGGATTTAAAACTGCtggaaatgaataatttacCTGTATGGACGACATAGATGTGGACTCTCCTTGTTTTCTGATTTTGTGCCGTTTTGTTTGCAGGATGTGAAGCCCGATGTGTTCTATTCCCTATGGCAGAAAGCAAACGGTTACTCTTTCCAGGTTTGTCTGAACTTGCTGATGGTTTCATTATTCCCCCAAACATGCCTCCTTTTTAAGATTTTACTAAAAAAAACCAGTTTCTTGTGTCCAGTTTCACTTCAACATCAGCACGGATGACCAACAAGGCCTCTATAACTTCTACTTCCACAACTGTTACAACATGGAGACCCCAAATGCAGAGCTGCTGCACTTCAGCCTTGATGTGAGTCCTTTTCATGTTTCCTTTGGCCTTGATTCTTTCCTAAATAGGAATTGTTACAAAAGTTCTAGATTTTCTAACTGTAAGGATTTATTTAACCTATTTTCAGATTTGTTGTGTATATTTCTAGAAAGCACAGATGTTCCTACACTTGATAGTGTCAGACGTTCTTGTTTTTTGTCGTGCTCTGTGAATAAGCACAGACTACATTATTTGGATATTTCCTGGTCCACGCTGCTAAACTTCTCCCATGTCGGTCTGCTTCCACTACAACTGACTCTAGATTGAGATCGAGGAGAAAAACCCCACTAGTTACCTGTCCGCAGGGGAGATCCCTCTGCCCAAACTCTACATCTTCATGTCCATGTTCTTCTTCCTCATTGGCACGCTGTGGGTGCACGTCCTCCGCACACGCAGGTGGGTCATGGGGAAATGTTCCTTATGCCTTTTCGGAATATGATCTGGTTATTGGAGGGGCTGTTTCAAAAGATCAGCAAAGAGTTGCAGAACTCCTTTTAAAACCTTGTGTTGCTATATTCTTGAAACTACTTGCAGTATCTCTCCTTAGCAGTAGAGGGCAGCTAGTACTTAACCATCACACTTAGATTTTAAAACTGTTTgagacacatttttcacatgtcACATTCCTTTTTAGTACCATTCGCAGGTAGCTTGGCAGGTTTTAGGATTGTCAGTGGTGTCTCACACACTTGACACATTAACACTGCCTGGTCTTTCCCACAGTGCTGATGTGTACAAGATCCATTGGCTGATGACGGCACTTCCTTTCACCAAGTCTCTGTCCCTGGTGTTCCATGCTGTGAGTTCTGACTATCTGAAGGAAGGCGTATTGCCCAGAATGTCCCTAAAGGGTGCTTTCTGGGGTGTCTGACCCACGTTTCTGTTGAggattacatttgcattttgaaaacattgtCCAGTCAGATGACTTGCTTACTATTAAATATTTACCACCTCAAAGTCTCCATTTCTCCTAAGGCATTTTGGAGGAAGGAACTACAGCTACATGTACAGGCGTTAACCactgttgtgtgttttctttcagattgATTACTACTACATTTCAAATCAGGGCTTCCGCATTGAAGGATGGGCTGTGGTCTATTACATCACTCACCTGTAAGTTGTGCTTTAAGTGAGGTTTAGAACCGAGACAAACAGGTAGATGAGCTTGGGGCTTCAGAGGTGGGCAGTGCTGTCTCGAGGAACACACAGTGTGATGGCTTCCCTCCATCTCTTAGATCAGCGTTAGGTTTGTACTCAATTTTAGTACTTCAACATCTTGGCGTTTCAAGTATGAACTACACTGGAAGCTCTTAAAACTCGTGAGATTCCAAATTTATGGTTGGAATTTTCCACTCCTGCCTTAATGTCCAGTTACAGCATAGTATTTGCCCAAGACTTCAACCATGTTTTCGAAAGAACTTTTTTTGCATACTTGTCAAAGTGTacactttgagaaaagcacctctaaacaaataaatatatatttgtttggagatgtaaattaataaatattcttGTCAAACTTTGTTTTTCTCGTTGCAGCCTGAAGGGGGCGCTGCTCTTCATCACCATTGCTCTGATCGGGACTGGCTGGGCTTTCATCAAGCACATCCTTTCAGACAAGGACAAGAAGATCTTCATGATAGTCATCCCTCTGCAGGTAAGAGCGAGACTGTAGCGCTGCCTCCTACAAGCGTAATTTTTGCTGCGATGTTAACCCCACTTCATCATCCAGCCTGTTTACCACTTATGTAAAATAGATTGATGTTTggcacattatttttaaaatgctcagtCTCTCTACATCTGAGCACACTAAATTGTGCCACTCCCACCCTCCCATGACTGCTGTCTGCTGCTTTTGAGGAACCTCTGGCCCACACCATCAGTGCTATTTAATCAACTTGAATACGTTTCCACGGAGACGGAATGAGCACCACTTAGACGTCAGTTGGAGCATTCGGAGTCAAacgcgcttttttttttctttccccatcGCTACACCCACCCTAGGTCCTCGCCAATGTGGCATACATAATCATAGAGTCGACGGAGGAGGGAACCACAGAGTACGGCCTCTGGAAGGAAATACtcttcctggtggacctgctTTGCTGTGGGGCCATTCTGTTTCCTGTCGTCTGGTGCGTCCACCATTTTGGCTCAGAGCCTTGCAGTTTCATTAAGAATGAATCATCcacaaaatcagtttaaacttattttttatgcattcataATGCTTATTTACTGTAAtccagaaatgttttctttatcatCCTGTGTGATGCTGTACTGGGTTATGCTTTAATTGCAATCCCCTGTGTAGTCTTTTCCTAGGGTTATTCATGGTCAGACTCTGACCTGTCTTGTCTTTCACCCACAGGTCTATCAGACATTTACAGGAGGCCTCTGCCACAAATGGAAAAGGTCAGTGTTCCCTCTGTTTTAagcaaaatacatacattttctgctcattctctccctctctctctctctctctctcatctgTTAGAATAGCTACAGTCCCTAACCTTAACTTTGACACCAGGTGGTCAGGgtgcaagttcaaatcctggAGGGGGGAGCTGCtttcacaacatttaaaaaaagttcttaaCCTGAACTGGTGatgtataaatatgaatgtgtatGTAAGCTTATTGGAAACATGGGGCGTGTTCAGTCGGCAGCTCGGGACGATTAGGGGAGATAACACAGTGCAGTTTTTCCCTGCCAGGCACAGATGGGTGGTGCTGAATTCTCGGCCGCTTTGTCGCTGAGAGGGTCACGCTGATGGAGATTTATGCTTCACCGTCGGAAGATGACTGTGCCACACACGGAGatgaatttgaatttaaattgtGCTACGAACACAGAGGCAAGATATTAATACCCCGGCAGTCCTGCCTGCTTTTCAGCTGTACCTTTTCAATAGCTGAAGACCTTGTGTAATCATGAGTGCTCTGAAAGCCTCCTCCCCCAGTTCCCTGTTGCCCCTGCACTGCcgggatttacatttattaagtgTATGAAGTGCCGACTAGGGGCACTTCAGAAGGAAGTTGAAGCACTTGTGGACAGCAGTCTTGGCCATTTTCCAGTCACTGTCTTGAACCTTGACAGGTCTTCAGGTTTGGCTTCTGATGTTACCTTAACGGTGGTGTTCTTTCCACCATCTGGACTGAAAATTTTCAGTGTATGGTACCCCCGTGTGACTGAGTATGTTTACATGTTGCTAGAGTTCAGTTCAGTGCCTGCTTTAGATGATGCTccttcaagtttttttttttttttttttttctttctttctttccccctctCCTGCGGCTGCCtaacacctgtgtgtgtgggagagatcAAGAAGAGAGAGAATCATTTAAAGCTCGTTTTTCTCTTTCACTAGGCAGTTACCACAGCGGTCTCCTCCTTTTACTTGCTTAATGTCAGACTAATGTTACTGTTACCAGTGATGTCGGTTTGAGCTGCGTGTCCACTTTCTGCTTCCGATTTACCACCTGAATGTGTGCGTAAAGGAACTTGTGGGCTTCCTGATGGATGGGGTGTGGAATCACACCGCAAACGAGTCCTGGTTCTAGAGACTCACAATAAAGCTAGCAGTGTCAGAGACGAAATACACTCCATGTCGCTTTAGTTATTTAAATTTGCACTGTCCCAAATCGGTCAGGTTGAGAGTTTTCGTTGGGGCTTGTTTGTTGGTGAAGTCttgagtttttcattttgtgaaaattgtGTTCAATCTGTTAGCCCCACCGTCATATTTCAGTTTAGTCAGTGGTAACAAGttgaaaaatcattttgtttACACTGAGTTTCCTTTTTAATTGCCCCCATACAAGCTCTATCAACAAGGTCCTGTTTTCCTGCAGTGCGTCTACTGCCGTTTGTGCACTTTTTGTGTTACGTGAACAACACAGGCCCCCCAGCAGTGCTTTCATGACAAACGAAATGTGATTAAGGGCTAAATTCAGGAATCACTGGTTCCAGTGCCATTTTAATTAAAGGGGAAAACGGGCTGTTACGGTGGAATGGGGAAACTGAGGGCATTTTCAATTATGTTATTCACTGATAAAGGAGCCATTTTCCCTTTGGCCGACATCACCCTGAGAACGGCGGGCGGTCGGCGGAATACAGCCAGCTTGTTAACATTCCGTGCCATTTGTGTAATTGAATCTCACTAGCTGGGAAAGGTAGACTTGGGAAGACTAATTGGACCATTAGGCAACATGGGCTGCGGTGTGATCGGTCCTCTGTGGGTCGTCGTCGAGGTTATGCTAAGACGTACAGGACCTGTGGATCAGAGTCAAGGCTACATGAATGCCGAGACGTTGTCCTCTGCAGCGATGTCGTCCTCTAGAGACCAGGGATGACGCTACAGCGACGCGGATTCTTGGGCCCCTGCAGACCAGAGTTAAGGAGACGTTGACGTCGAGACATGGTCCTCTGCAGACCAGGTCAAGGACAGAGATGCATTACCCTGTTATgggtattattactattatgcTAGTCCCAAGACTTATTCCTCTGGCTGAGTTAAGGCTGTGTGGTGTGAATCTGGCAGCTCAATGCAGTAGCACGTTGGTTCTCTATTGTCTGTTCTATACTATTTGGTGTTCTGCATTTGCAGAGAAACGTCTTCTGGAATATTTGTTTCCTGACATCTTCGATACagctcagaaaaataaattgattcaCAACATCCTGTCACAAAAATGTCAGAAGTGTGGAGATTAAAGCCTCTCCCTTTAAGACATTTTTTCTCATGAGAAGTAAGTGACGCTGCAGGTGTCTTCACTTTCTCTGCTCTGTCTACACACTCAGATTGTAAACTGGGAGAAGGGGCGCTGTGAGACGTAGGGTTTTCTGCACGATGTTGATGATAAAACCCAGTTACCGACTGTTCCACAATCTGGTGCTTTCCAGTGACTTTGGACAACGCCAGTGAAGCCCCACGGGGGAAACGTGGCTGTAGTTGAGTAAAATGATTTAACTGAACAGCAccgggtcacagcaacatggaGACTGGAAATATGCTCATGAATATCATGCAGTACAAGTGAAAGAAATTGCATTGTTATGGAATGAGGGTCAAGCTGCACTCTCTAAGAGGTTCTAAAAGGGTGTCCAAAAATTCCAGAATTCTTGTGACTTGcgtaaatgatttttttttttttttttttcctccctcctcctcctagcagaagaaagttaaacaTTTGGATCAACTACATATTCATAAGGGAGCTTCTGATGTGGACTGTAACAAAGATACATTTTCTTAACAGATATGAGTAATGAGCTTATGTTCTATACTTCatcaaaaaaagacataaatacCATTTGAAGCATGATGGTCTTCCTAGATGAGGGTTGTTTTTTGAGCTCCTTCCTGCAAATGCTGCTTGATTCCTCTCTATCTTTATGAACTTTGACCTTAGTGTGGAATTCTGGGTAAGTCTGAATGTGTAGCTTTTGTCTTAGCTGTACCAGGTTTGTCCTCCTTTTGGCCAGAGACTCCATGCTGCGACTGTGGTGTAAAGGGCTGAGCTTTTATCTCATTTTCGTTTGgcgtgtttgtttttgcttcatttcCTGATGCCATCTGGCTGGCATCACAGCAACAAGGCTCTTGCCATGATTTTTCGACTCCCATCTGCCTGGTGTCATGCAGATGCAATGTGTTTCTCTAGGGTTTTTCCTCTTGGCTTGAGACGGCACCCCT encodes the following:
- the gpr107 gene encoding protein GPR107 isoform X3 codes for the protein MAADSRSVLASVLLLSFLSLIRESQGRRHHLVLENDVRHKVHLNSFGFYKNGYTNVSMNQLTLDVDISKIDDSTIGFSLDRTSSNGFSTYMDEDMDFCILKKLPASDMAVALLLIDFKENRVKMKTSMDENIFPIIVSEQPKPVTEAPAGGKAGVELEAKERVANPIHKPTTPSVKAEGVGGENKGSKTKRDTSTDVKPDVFYSLWQKANGYSFQFHFNISTDDQQGLYNFYFHNCYNMETPNAELLHFSLDIEIEEKNPTSYLSAGEIPLPKLYIFMSMFFFLIGTLWVHVLRTRSADVYKIHWLMTALPFTKSLSLVFHAIDYYYISNQGFRIEGWAVVYYITHLLKGALLFITIALIGTGWAFIKHILSDKDKKIFMIVIPLQVLANVAYIIIESTEEGTTEYGLWKEILFLVDLLCCGAILFPVVWSIRHLQEASATNGKAAINLAQLKLFRHYYVMIVCYIYFTRIIAILIKFIVPFQWKWLYQLLDELATLVFFFLTGHKFRPASYNPYLLLSVEDEEDVEMEDV